From a region of the Triticum aestivum cultivar Chinese Spring chromosome 7D, IWGSC CS RefSeq v2.1, whole genome shotgun sequence genome:
- the LOC123165844 gene encoding probable protein phosphatase 2C 66: MMQKGKLKPTRRGNIRHQNPTTTIALAQRRAAVTAAPNPVLCRVAPLPLAAMGSCLSTQPGDEPAWPLRWRKRPHGEREGAAAGGAFFSGGGGGGGGKKLPGEGEMTEEELARVAGRTCANGASAAACLHTQQGRKGTNQDAMVVWESFNSSDSVFCGVFDGHGPYGHFVAKKVRDSLPVKLLAQWKTSANVGTSPHLNGSISGSLNSEETASAVDDEWGESADVEGSDMLPETFLPLKQSYLKAFKLMDKELKMHPTIDCFCSGSTAVTLVKQGWDLVVGNLGDSRAVMATRDAANNLTAVQLTVDLKPNLPKEAERIQQCRGRVFALQDEPEVSRVWLPNNDSPGLAMARAFGDFCLKDYGLISVPQISYRRLTEKDEFIILATDGVWDVLSNKEAIDIVAAAPSRATASRALVDCAVRSWRLKFPTSKSDDCAAVCLFLDHEKSPNLVEESEAKNEKAEPAKDALISDAGDKINEDIADVNEHISREEHIPEPTLEHSSTLRNVDEIMPVDEPPVSKEPERCGSARSLADCISTNEEEEWSALEGVTRVNSLLNLPRKLSGDKKSTSWKKRR, translated from the exons ATGATGCAAAAAGGGAAGCTCAAGCCTACAAGACGAGGAAACATCAGGCATCAAAACCCTACAACCACCATAGCATTAGCACAGCGCCGCGCAGCAGTTACTGCCGCCCCCAACCCTGTGCTCTGCCGTGTTGCCCCGCTCCCATTGGCCGCCATGGGCTCCTGCCTCTCCACCCAGCccggcgacgagccggcgtggCCGCTGCGGTGGCGCAAGAGGCCCCATGGCGAGCGGGAGGGCGCGGCCGCCGGCGgcgccttcttctccggcggcggcgggggcggaggcGGCAAGAAGCTCCCCGGCGAGGGCGAGATGACCGAGGAGGAGCTCGCGCGGGTCGCCGGAAGGACGTGCGCCAACGGGGCGAGCGCGGCGGCGTGCCTCCACACGCAGCAGGGGCGGAAGGGCACCAACCAGGACGCCATGGTCGTCTGGGAG AGTTTCAATTCAAGTGATAGTGTCTTCTGTGGCGTGTTTGATGGTCATGGTCCATATGGCCATTTTGTCGCCAAAAAAGTTAGAGATTCTCTTCCTGTTAAGTTACTCGCACAATGGAAAACTAGTGCTAATGTGGGCACTAGTCCTCATCTAAACGGAAGCATTTCCGGAAGTTTGAACTCCGAAGAAACAGCATCTGCTGTTGATGATGAATGGGGTGAGTCTGCTGATGTTGAAGGGAGTGATATGCTTCCTGAGACATTTCTTCCACTTAAACAGTCTTATTTGAAGGCTTTCAAATTGATGGACAAGGAGCTCAAGATGCATCCTACGATCGATTGCTTTTGCAGTGGTAGTACGGCAGTCACATTGGTCAAACAG GGATGGGATCTTGTAGTTGGAAATCTTGGGGACTCGAGAGCAGTAATGGCGACTCGGGATGCCGCTAACAATCTAACTGCTGTACAACTCACTGTTGATTTGAAGCCTAACCTTCCCA AGGAAGCTGAGAGGATCCAGCAATGCAGAGGAAGGGTTTTTGCTCTTCAAGATGAGCCAGAAGTTTCAAGGGTATGGTTGCCGAATAATGATTCTCCTGGATTGGCAATGGCAAGAGCTTTTGGAGACTTCTGCCTTAAAGATTATGGCTTAATATCTGTTCCACAGATATCATATCGCCGTCTTACTGAAAAGGATGAGTTTATAATACTAGCCACTGATGGG GTTTGGGACGTTCTTTCAAACAAGGAGGCCATTGATATTGTAGCTGCAGCTCCATCTCGAGCAACTGCTTCCAGGGCTCTCGTTGATTGTGCTGTCAGATCTTGGAGATTGAAGTTCCCAACATCCAAGAGTGATGACTGCGCTGCTGTCTGCCTGTTCTTGGACCATGAAAAGTCACCTAACTTGGTTGAAGAGAGTGAAGCCAAGAATGAAAAGGCAGAACCTGCGAAGGATGCTTTAATCTCAGATGCCGGTGATAAAATCAATGAAGACATTGCAGATGTGAATGAACACATCTCCAGGGAAGAGCATATCCCTGAGCCCACATTGGAACACTCATCCACGCTAAGAAATGTTGACGAGATTATGCCGGTGGACGAACCTCCTGTATCAAAGGAACCTGAAAGGTGCGGGTCTGCCCGCAGCCTGGCTGACTGCATATCCACAAACGAGGAGGAAGAATGGTCTGCGCTCGAAGGCGTGACACGGGTAAATTCCCTCTTGAACCTTCCAAGAAAACTCTCAGGTGACAAGAAATCTACCAGCTGGAAGAAGCGACGCTGA